A window of Syntrophales bacterium genomic DNA:
TCCTCCTTCGCCATTCGACGTACCGAAAAGGGTACGACTCATGGCTCAGGATTTCGGGGGCCTTGCATCCGGGTATTTTTGAACAGCCCGCTACAGGCTTCCGGCAGGGATGTTCCAATTGCTCCTCTGGGAACCCCCGGTCGCGCCCCCGCGGACGTCGGCTGGTAAATGGGTAAATAGGGACACTTCCCCTATATTTTCTCGTAATGGTCGGTCCGGGGAGGGGGGCTTCCCGGAGCGCGAATAGCGGCTTTTTCGGGGCACCCTGCCGTCGCAGCGCAGCGCCCGCAAAGTCCTGTGTTTGAACACCGTCCGGTGCGAGTTATGACTTTGCAGCGGAGCGAAAAGATGCAAAGGGAGCAGATTTGAAATCTGTCCCATACGCTTCTGAACGCAAGGGATGCCCCCTCCCTGTTCAAACGGAAGCTTTTTCCCGTCGTAATTTCGCGGGGGCGCGACCGGGGGTTCCCAGAGGAGCAATCAGGAAGCGTTTCCAGGGCAGGGAGATCCGATTTGCCGGCACCGGAAACAGGAAACGCTTCCGCGACGGCGGGAATCCCCGTGGCAGCCCCCGCGCCCCGGATGAATCTGCCGGCCGTGGGGGCTGATACAGGAGAGTCGTTGTTTCAGGCGTGGTTGCGGAGCTTCAGCTCCTGAGGGTGTGGGTTGAGATAAACCTGGTCTTTCAGGTATGGCTCGTCGAACTTCCGGACGTAGTGGCGGATCAGGGTGACCGGGACGATCAGCGGGATATCGCCCCGGCGGTAGTCGGTGATGACCTCCTGCAGCTCCTGCCGCTCGTTCGCGGAAAGCTGTTGCTTGAAATACCCCGCCATGTGCTGGAGGACATTGGCGTTCTTGGCCGGTGTAGCCTTGAGCTGGAGGGCCTCCGCCATGAGCGCCTCGTACCGGGTATACAGCTCGCCCGCTGGGATTGTTCCGGCCTGGGCCACGAGTTTTCCCATCTCACGGTAGTGCTTTTCGCTGTGGGCCAGGATGAAGAGCTTGTGGATGGAGTGAAACCTCACCAGGCGCGAGGGCTTTCGGCCCGCCGCGATCATTTCGCGCCAGCGCCGGCAGGCGAAGATCCGCTCGATGAAGTTCTCCCGGAGGACCGGGTCCTGGAGTCGCCCCTCTTCCTCCACCGGCAGGAGGGGAAAGCGCTCCA
This region includes:
- a CDS encoding DUF523 and DUF1722 domain-containing protein, translated to MGNQDSTGRIRLGISACLLGENVRYDGGHKLDRYLRDTLGAHVEYVPVCPEVECGLGVPRESMHLEGDTARPRLVTTRSRQDLTGRMEAWAGRRVAELEKEGLCGFVFKSRSPSSGMERVNVFQEGGGQAVKKGSGIFARIFMERFPLLPVEEEGRLQDPVLRENFIERIFACRRWREMIAAGRKPSRLVRFHSIHKLFILAHSEKHYREMGKLVAQAGTIPAGELYTRYEALMAEALQLKATPAKNANVLQHMAGYFKQQLSANERQELQEVITDYRRGDIPLIVPVTLIRHYVRKFDEPYLKDQVYLNPHPQELKLRNHA